A section of the Paralichthys olivaceus isolate ysfri-2021 chromosome 16, ASM2471397v2, whole genome shotgun sequence genome encodes:
- the eif4e2 gene encoding eukaryotic translation initiation factor 4E type 2 isoform X1, whose translation MNNKFDALKDDDSGDHDQDQGSPKDSEKEKTEDEDKEQNTCRRKMVVPGAGEHPLQYNYSFWYSRRTPGRPASTQSYEQNIKQIGTFASVEQFWRFYSHMIRPGDLTGHSDFHLFKDGIKPMWEDDANKMGGKWIIRLRKGLASRCWENLILAMLGEQFMVGEEICGAVVSVRFQEDIISIWNKTASDQATTARIRDTLRRVLNLPPNTIMEYKTHTDSIKAWEDFHGLVTASGGR comes from the exons ATGAACAACAAATTTGACGC TCTAAAAGACGATGACAGTGGAGACCACGACCAGGACCAAGGCTCACCGAAAGACAGTGAGAAGGAAAAGACTGAAGACGAGGACAAGGAACAGAACACCTGCAGGAGAAAG ATGGTTGTGCCAGGGGCAGGAGAGCACCCTCTTCAATACAACTACAGCTTCTGGTACTCCAGACGAACCCCGGGGAGACCAGCCAGCACTCAGAGCTATGAACAGAACATCAAACAGATCGGCACCTTCGCCTCG GTAGAGCAGTTCTGGCGTTTCTATAGTCACATGATCCGGCCAGGTGATTTGACGGGCCACAGTGACTTCCACCTCTTCAAAGACGGTATTAAACCCATGTGGGAG GATGACGCCAATAAGATGGGTGGAAAGTGGATCATCCGCCTGAGGAAAGGTTTAGCATCTCGGTGCTGGGAGAACCTGATCCTAGCTATGCTGGGGGAGCAGTTCATGGTGGGAGAGGAAATCTGTGGGGCTGTGGTATCAGTACGCTTTCAG GAGGACATCATTTCCATCTGGAACAAAACGGCCAGTGACCAGGCAACCACTGCTCGCATCAGAGACACCCTGCGTCGAGTCCTCAACCTGCCGCCCAACACCATCATGGAGtacaagacacacacagacagcattAA AGCATGGGAAGACTTCCATGGACTGGTGACTGCTAGCGGCGGACGTTAG
- the eif4e2 gene encoding eukaryotic translation initiation factor 4E type 2 isoform X3 — translation MVVPGAGEHPLQYNYSFWYSRRTPGRPASTQSYEQNIKQIGTFASVEQFWRFYSHMIRPGDLTGHSDFHLFKDGIKPMWEDDANKMGGKWIIRLRKGLASRCWENLILAMLGEQFMVGEEICGAVVSVRFQEDIISIWNKTASDQATTARIRDTLRRVLNLPPNTIMEYKTHTDSIKAWEDFHGLVTASGGR, via the exons ATGGTTGTGCCAGGGGCAGGAGAGCACCCTCTTCAATACAACTACAGCTTCTGGTACTCCAGACGAACCCCGGGGAGACCAGCCAGCACTCAGAGCTATGAACAGAACATCAAACAGATCGGCACCTTCGCCTCG GTAGAGCAGTTCTGGCGTTTCTATAGTCACATGATCCGGCCAGGTGATTTGACGGGCCACAGTGACTTCCACCTCTTCAAAGACGGTATTAAACCCATGTGGGAG GATGACGCCAATAAGATGGGTGGAAAGTGGATCATCCGCCTGAGGAAAGGTTTAGCATCTCGGTGCTGGGAGAACCTGATCCTAGCTATGCTGGGGGAGCAGTTCATGGTGGGAGAGGAAATCTGTGGGGCTGTGGTATCAGTACGCTTTCAG GAGGACATCATTTCCATCTGGAACAAAACGGCCAGTGACCAGGCAACCACTGCTCGCATCAGAGACACCCTGCGTCGAGTCCTCAACCTGCCGCCCAACACCATCATGGAGtacaagacacacacagacagcattAA AGCATGGGAAGACTTCCATGGACTGGTGACTGCTAGCGGCGGACGTTAG
- the eif4e2 gene encoding eukaryotic translation initiation factor 4E type 2 isoform X2 has translation MNNKFDALKDDDSGDHDQDQGSPKDSEKEKTEDEDKEQNTCRRKMVVPGAGEHPLQYNYSFWYSRRTPGRPASTQSYEQNIKQIGTFASVEQFWRFYSHMIRPGDLTGHSDFHLFKDGIKPMWEDDANKMGGKWIIRLRKGLASRCWENLILAMLGEQFMVGEEICGAVVSVRFQEDIISIWNKTASDQATTARIRDTLRRVLNLPPNTIMEYKTHTDSIKYSMGRLPWTGDC, from the exons ATGAACAACAAATTTGACGC TCTAAAAGACGATGACAGTGGAGACCACGACCAGGACCAAGGCTCACCGAAAGACAGTGAGAAGGAAAAGACTGAAGACGAGGACAAGGAACAGAACACCTGCAGGAGAAAG ATGGTTGTGCCAGGGGCAGGAGAGCACCCTCTTCAATACAACTACAGCTTCTGGTACTCCAGACGAACCCCGGGGAGACCAGCCAGCACTCAGAGCTATGAACAGAACATCAAACAGATCGGCACCTTCGCCTCG GTAGAGCAGTTCTGGCGTTTCTATAGTCACATGATCCGGCCAGGTGATTTGACGGGCCACAGTGACTTCCACCTCTTCAAAGACGGTATTAAACCCATGTGGGAG GATGACGCCAATAAGATGGGTGGAAAGTGGATCATCCGCCTGAGGAAAGGTTTAGCATCTCGGTGCTGGGAGAACCTGATCCTAGCTATGCTGGGGGAGCAGTTCATGGTGGGAGAGGAAATCTGTGGGGCTGTGGTATCAGTACGCTTTCAG GAGGACATCATTTCCATCTGGAACAAAACGGCCAGTGACCAGGCAACCACTGCTCGCATCAGAGACACCCTGCGTCGAGTCCTCAACCTGCCGCCCAACACCATCATGGAGtacaagacacacacagacagcattAAGTAT AGCATGGGAAGACTTCCATGGACTGGTGACTGCTAG
- the capn10 gene encoding calpain-10 isoform X2 produces the protein MTENKQPGVMKGEGRPEPGGEALFEDLDFPSDDTSLLSDSSTPIARLQGKITWRRPKEICQSPVLCHDNINLGHAKQGLLGDCWFLCACTVLLKNKHLLNKVLPPDQPLWGDSRYRGFFQFRFWRQGYWTEVTIDDRLPCINSSLCFSSCHSPTAFWVALLEKAYAKLHGSYEGLWAGQVSEALVDLTGGLAEHWSLGDFGSEEEQRSEWDSEQVRRRRLDLNLLYPVKDDCVLSCSMNSSPGGASELGQYHALTVMEWVDVKTVSGSDVRLLRIRNPWGRCCWGGGWIESGAGWSSVDPNCASDLQARVAEGEFWLDEAEFMSQFDDVTVGYPISEEGHLKSIYTGTLLTHSHQLPGRWIKGHSAGGSRNSSSYGTNPKFWLKVSEGGDVLVSLLQHRKWRNTEKNSQTLLEDTNNTKHQHYQATALHMWKVEKKRFNLSRMLNKPPCASTHCHAYEREVVLQGQLEPGYYLLIPSTYKPGVESRFLIRVFSSASISLSALKSSAPSLPLTTDVELETCNFRGSWVEGMTAGGSRNFLSHWQNPCFPFTVSDDPAVTSGVNVKITLHQSRPDTDLHPIGFHIYKLLEGRQTISRDEDPVASCVPHCYTQDVSLACTLPAGAYAILPSTYEPDCSADFTLSLARRIHRKVVKSQERLGRAVQEVSHISVMQS, from the exons ATGACTGAGAACAAGCAACCCGGAGTCATGAAAGGAGAGGGCCGGCCAGAGCCCGGAGGCGAGGCTCTGTTCGAGGACCTGGACTTTCCCTCTGATGACACATCCCTGCTCTCTGACAGCTCCACGCCCATCGCAAGGCTGCAGGGAAAGATCACATGGCGGCGCCCCAAG GAGATCTGCCAGTCGCCAGTTCTCTGCCATGACAACATCAACTTGGGTCACGCTAAACAAGGCTTGTTAGGAGactgttggtttctctgtgCCTGCACTGTGCTGCTCAAGAACAAACATCTACTCAACAAG GTGCTCCCCCCAGACCAGCCCCTGTGGGGGGACAGCAGGTACAGAGGCTTCTTCCAGTTTCGTTTCTGGCGGCAGGGATACTGGACAGAGGTGACCATTGATGACCGCCTGCCCTGTATAAATTCCAGTCTCTGCTTCTCAAGCTGCCACTCCCCCACTGCCTTCTGGGTAGCCTTGTTGGAGAAGGCCTATGCCAA GCTTCACGGCTCATACGAGGGGCTGTGGGCAGGGCAGGTGTCGGAGGCCCTGGTCGATTTAACTGGCGGCCTAGCAGAACACTGGAGCCTTGGAGACTTTGGatcagaggaagagcagagatCAGAGTGGGACAGCGAACAGGTCAGGAGGCGAAGGCTTGACCTGAACCTTCTGTACCCTGTGAAGGATGACTGTGTGCTGAGCTGCTCCATGAACAGCAGCCCTGGAG GTGCCAGTGAGCTGGGTCAGTACCATGCTCTGACTGTCATGGAGTGGGTGGATGTGAAGACGGTGTCAGGGAGCGATGTACGTTTACTCAGGATCAGAAACCCCTGGGGAAGGTGCTGCTGGGGAGGGGGCTGGATAGAGAG CGGTGCAGGGTGGAGCTCCGTCGATCCCAATTGTGCTTCAGATCTACAAGCCAGGGTGGCTGAGGGCGAATTCTGGTTGGATGAGGCTGAATTCATGTCccagtttgatgatgtcacagtgggGTACCCCATCAGTGAGGAGGGTCACCTAAAGAGTATCTATACTG GAACTCTGCTGACACACAGCCATCAGCTGCCTGGTCGGTGGATTAAGGGACACTCTGCTGGCGGTAGCCGGAACAGCAGCAGCTACGGTACCAACCCAAAGTTCTGGCTAAAAGTGAGTGAGGGTGGAGATGTTCTGGTTTCCCTGCTGCAGCATAGGAAatggagaaacacagagaaaaattcTCAAACGCTCCTCGAGGATACCAACAACACAAAGCACCAGCACTACCAGGCTACGGCTCTACACATGTGGAAG GTGGAGAAGAAACGTTTTAATCTGAGCCGCATGTTGAACAAACCTCCTTGTGCTTCGACTCACTGCCACGCCTACGAGAGAGAGGTGGTCCTCCAAGGGCAGCTGGAGCCTGGATACTACCTGCTGATCCCCAGCACCTACAAGCCAGGGGTCGAGAGCCGCTTTCTCATCAGGGTCTTTTCCTCCGCTTCCATATCCCTTAG TGCCCTGAAAAGCTCAGCACCTTCACTGCCACTAACAACTGACGTTGAGTTGGAGACCTGTAACTTCCGGGGATCATGGGTCGAGGGGATGACGGCAGGAGGAAGTAGGAACTTCCTGTCTCACTGGCAGAACCCTTGCTTCCCCTTTACAGTATCTGATGACCCAGCAGTGACATCAGGGGTTAATGTCAAAATTACCCTGCACCAGAGCCGCCCCGACACTGATCTGCACCCTATTGGCTTCCACATTTACAAG CTCCTGGAAGGAAGACAGACGATCTCCCGGGACGAGGACCCCGTCGCCAGTTGCGTCCCCCACTGTTACACGCAGGATGTCAGTCTGGCCTGCACTCTTCCTGCTGGAGCTTACGCCATATTACCATCCACTTACGAGCCTGACTGCTCAGCAGACTTCACCCTCAGCCTGGCTCGCAGAATACACAG GAAGGTGGTGAAAAGTCAAGAGAGGCTGGGGAGAGCCGTTCAAGAG GTCTCTCACATCTCTGTGATGCAAAGCTAG
- the capn10 gene encoding calpain-10 isoform X4, translated as MKEICQSPVLCHDNINLGHAKQGLLGDCWFLCACTVLLKNKHLLNKVLPPDQPLWGDSRYRGFFQFRFWRQGYWTEVTIDDRLPCINSSLCFSSCHSPTAFWVALLEKAYAKLHGSYEGLWAGQVSEALVDLTGGLAEHWSLGDFGSEEEQRSEWDSEQVRRRRLDLNLLYPVKDDCVLSCSMNSSPGGASELGQYHALTVMEWVDVKTVSGSDVRLLRIRNPWGRCCWGGGWIESGAGWSSVDPNCASDLQARVAEGEFWLDEAEFMSQFDDVTVGYPISEEGHLKSIYTGTLLTHSHQLPGRWIKGHSAGGSRNSSSYGTNPKFWLKVSEGGDVLVSLLQHRKWRNTEKNSQTLLEDTNNTKHQHYQATALHMWKVEKKRFNLSRMLNKPPCASTHCHAYEREVVLQGQLEPGYYLLIPSTYKPGVESRFLIRVFSSASISLSALKSSAPSLPLTTDVELETCNFRGSWVEGMTAGGSRNFLSHWQNPCFPFTVSDDPAVTSGVNVKITLHQSRPDTDLHPIGFHIYKLLEGRQTISRDEDPVASCVPHCYTQDVSLACTLPAGAYAILPSTYEPDCSADFTLSLARRIHRKVVKSQERLGRAVQEVSHISVMQS; from the exons ATGAAA GAGATCTGCCAGTCGCCAGTTCTCTGCCATGACAACATCAACTTGGGTCACGCTAAACAAGGCTTGTTAGGAGactgttggtttctctgtgCCTGCACTGTGCTGCTCAAGAACAAACATCTACTCAACAAG GTGCTCCCCCCAGACCAGCCCCTGTGGGGGGACAGCAGGTACAGAGGCTTCTTCCAGTTTCGTTTCTGGCGGCAGGGATACTGGACAGAGGTGACCATTGATGACCGCCTGCCCTGTATAAATTCCAGTCTCTGCTTCTCAAGCTGCCACTCCCCCACTGCCTTCTGGGTAGCCTTGTTGGAGAAGGCCTATGCCAA GCTTCACGGCTCATACGAGGGGCTGTGGGCAGGGCAGGTGTCGGAGGCCCTGGTCGATTTAACTGGCGGCCTAGCAGAACACTGGAGCCTTGGAGACTTTGGatcagaggaagagcagagatCAGAGTGGGACAGCGAACAGGTCAGGAGGCGAAGGCTTGACCTGAACCTTCTGTACCCTGTGAAGGATGACTGTGTGCTGAGCTGCTCCATGAACAGCAGCCCTGGAG GTGCCAGTGAGCTGGGTCAGTACCATGCTCTGACTGTCATGGAGTGGGTGGATGTGAAGACGGTGTCAGGGAGCGATGTACGTTTACTCAGGATCAGAAACCCCTGGGGAAGGTGCTGCTGGGGAGGGGGCTGGATAGAGAG CGGTGCAGGGTGGAGCTCCGTCGATCCCAATTGTGCTTCAGATCTACAAGCCAGGGTGGCTGAGGGCGAATTCTGGTTGGATGAGGCTGAATTCATGTCccagtttgatgatgtcacagtgggGTACCCCATCAGTGAGGAGGGTCACCTAAAGAGTATCTATACTG GAACTCTGCTGACACACAGCCATCAGCTGCCTGGTCGGTGGATTAAGGGACACTCTGCTGGCGGTAGCCGGAACAGCAGCAGCTACGGTACCAACCCAAAGTTCTGGCTAAAAGTGAGTGAGGGTGGAGATGTTCTGGTTTCCCTGCTGCAGCATAGGAAatggagaaacacagagaaaaattcTCAAACGCTCCTCGAGGATACCAACAACACAAAGCACCAGCACTACCAGGCTACGGCTCTACACATGTGGAAG GTGGAGAAGAAACGTTTTAATCTGAGCCGCATGTTGAACAAACCTCCTTGTGCTTCGACTCACTGCCACGCCTACGAGAGAGAGGTGGTCCTCCAAGGGCAGCTGGAGCCTGGATACTACCTGCTGATCCCCAGCACCTACAAGCCAGGGGTCGAGAGCCGCTTTCTCATCAGGGTCTTTTCCTCCGCTTCCATATCCCTTAG TGCCCTGAAAAGCTCAGCACCTTCACTGCCACTAACAACTGACGTTGAGTTGGAGACCTGTAACTTCCGGGGATCATGGGTCGAGGGGATGACGGCAGGAGGAAGTAGGAACTTCCTGTCTCACTGGCAGAACCCTTGCTTCCCCTTTACAGTATCTGATGACCCAGCAGTGACATCAGGGGTTAATGTCAAAATTACCCTGCACCAGAGCCGCCCCGACACTGATCTGCACCCTATTGGCTTCCACATTTACAAG CTCCTGGAAGGAAGACAGACGATCTCCCGGGACGAGGACCCCGTCGCCAGTTGCGTCCCCCACTGTTACACGCAGGATGTCAGTCTGGCCTGCACTCTTCCTGCTGGAGCTTACGCCATATTACCATCCACTTACGAGCCTGACTGCTCAGCAGACTTCACCCTCAGCCTGGCTCGCAGAATACACAG GAAGGTGGTGAAAAGTCAAGAGAGGCTGGGGAGAGCCGTTCAAGAG GTCTCTCACATCTCTGTGATGCAAAGCTAG
- the capn10 gene encoding calpain-10 isoform X1: MTENKQPGVMKGEGRPEPGGEALFEDLDFPSDDTSLLSDSSTPIARLQGKITWRRPKEICQSPVLCHDNINLGHAKQGLLGDCWFLCACTVLLKNKHLLNKVLPPDQPLWGDSRYRGFFQFRFWRQGYWTEVTIDDRLPCINSSLCFSSCHSPTAFWVALLEKAYAKLHGSYEGLWAGQVSEALVDLTGGLAEHWSLGDFGSEEEQRSEWDSEQVRRRRLDLNLLYPVKDDCVLSCSMNSSPGGASELGQYHALTVMEWVDVKTVSGSDVRLLRIRNPWGRCCWGGGWIESGAGWSSVDPNCASDLQARVAEGEFWLDEAEFMSQFDDVTVGYPISEEGHLKSIYTGTLLTHSHQLPGRWIKGHSAGGSRNSSSYGTNPKFWLKVSEGGDVLVSLLQHRKWRNTEKNSQTLLEDTNNTKHQHYQATALHMWKVEKKRFNLSRMLNKPPCASTHCHAYEREVVLQGQLEPGYYLLIPSTYKPGVESRFLIRVFSSASISLSALKSSAPSLPLTTDVELETCNFRGSWVEGMTAGGSRNFLSHWQNPCFPFTVSDDPAVTSGVNVKITLHQSRPDTDLHPIGFHIYKLLEGRQTISRDEDPVASCVPHCYTQDVSLACTLPAGAYAILPSTYEPDCSADFTLSLARRIHRKVVKSQERLGRAVQEGYDCSLKMAALNNPSVLLRLSLGGRSLTSL; encoded by the exons ATGACTGAGAACAAGCAACCCGGAGTCATGAAAGGAGAGGGCCGGCCAGAGCCCGGAGGCGAGGCTCTGTTCGAGGACCTGGACTTTCCCTCTGATGACACATCCCTGCTCTCTGACAGCTCCACGCCCATCGCAAGGCTGCAGGGAAAGATCACATGGCGGCGCCCCAAG GAGATCTGCCAGTCGCCAGTTCTCTGCCATGACAACATCAACTTGGGTCACGCTAAACAAGGCTTGTTAGGAGactgttggtttctctgtgCCTGCACTGTGCTGCTCAAGAACAAACATCTACTCAACAAG GTGCTCCCCCCAGACCAGCCCCTGTGGGGGGACAGCAGGTACAGAGGCTTCTTCCAGTTTCGTTTCTGGCGGCAGGGATACTGGACAGAGGTGACCATTGATGACCGCCTGCCCTGTATAAATTCCAGTCTCTGCTTCTCAAGCTGCCACTCCCCCACTGCCTTCTGGGTAGCCTTGTTGGAGAAGGCCTATGCCAA GCTTCACGGCTCATACGAGGGGCTGTGGGCAGGGCAGGTGTCGGAGGCCCTGGTCGATTTAACTGGCGGCCTAGCAGAACACTGGAGCCTTGGAGACTTTGGatcagaggaagagcagagatCAGAGTGGGACAGCGAACAGGTCAGGAGGCGAAGGCTTGACCTGAACCTTCTGTACCCTGTGAAGGATGACTGTGTGCTGAGCTGCTCCATGAACAGCAGCCCTGGAG GTGCCAGTGAGCTGGGTCAGTACCATGCTCTGACTGTCATGGAGTGGGTGGATGTGAAGACGGTGTCAGGGAGCGATGTACGTTTACTCAGGATCAGAAACCCCTGGGGAAGGTGCTGCTGGGGAGGGGGCTGGATAGAGAG CGGTGCAGGGTGGAGCTCCGTCGATCCCAATTGTGCTTCAGATCTACAAGCCAGGGTGGCTGAGGGCGAATTCTGGTTGGATGAGGCTGAATTCATGTCccagtttgatgatgtcacagtgggGTACCCCATCAGTGAGGAGGGTCACCTAAAGAGTATCTATACTG GAACTCTGCTGACACACAGCCATCAGCTGCCTGGTCGGTGGATTAAGGGACACTCTGCTGGCGGTAGCCGGAACAGCAGCAGCTACGGTACCAACCCAAAGTTCTGGCTAAAAGTGAGTGAGGGTGGAGATGTTCTGGTTTCCCTGCTGCAGCATAGGAAatggagaaacacagagaaaaattcTCAAACGCTCCTCGAGGATACCAACAACACAAAGCACCAGCACTACCAGGCTACGGCTCTACACATGTGGAAG GTGGAGAAGAAACGTTTTAATCTGAGCCGCATGTTGAACAAACCTCCTTGTGCTTCGACTCACTGCCACGCCTACGAGAGAGAGGTGGTCCTCCAAGGGCAGCTGGAGCCTGGATACTACCTGCTGATCCCCAGCACCTACAAGCCAGGGGTCGAGAGCCGCTTTCTCATCAGGGTCTTTTCCTCCGCTTCCATATCCCTTAG TGCCCTGAAAAGCTCAGCACCTTCACTGCCACTAACAACTGACGTTGAGTTGGAGACCTGTAACTTCCGGGGATCATGGGTCGAGGGGATGACGGCAGGAGGAAGTAGGAACTTCCTGTCTCACTGGCAGAACCCTTGCTTCCCCTTTACAGTATCTGATGACCCAGCAGTGACATCAGGGGTTAATGTCAAAATTACCCTGCACCAGAGCCGCCCCGACACTGATCTGCACCCTATTGGCTTCCACATTTACAAG CTCCTGGAAGGAAGACAGACGATCTCCCGGGACGAGGACCCCGTCGCCAGTTGCGTCCCCCACTGTTACACGCAGGATGTCAGTCTGGCCTGCACTCTTCCTGCTGGAGCTTACGCCATATTACCATCCACTTACGAGCCTGACTGCTCAGCAGACTTCACCCTCAGCCTGGCTCGCAGAATACACAG GAAGGTGGTGAAAAGTCAAGAGAGGCTGGGGAGAGCCGTTCAAGAG GGCTATGACTGTAGTCTGAAGATGGCAGCTCTGAATAATCCCTCTGTCTTGCTTCGTCTCTCTCTGGGCGGCAGGTCTCTCACATCTCTGTGA
- the capn10 gene encoding calpain-10 isoform X3: MKEICQSPVLCHDNINLGHAKQGLLGDCWFLCACTVLLKNKHLLNKVLPPDQPLWGDSRYRGFFQFRFWRQGYWTEVTIDDRLPCINSSLCFSSCHSPTAFWVALLEKAYAKLHGSYEGLWAGQVSEALVDLTGGLAEHWSLGDFGSEEEQRSEWDSEQVRRRRLDLNLLYPVKDDCVLSCSMNSSPGGASELGQYHALTVMEWVDVKTVSGSDVRLLRIRNPWGRCCWGGGWIESGAGWSSVDPNCASDLQARVAEGEFWLDEAEFMSQFDDVTVGYPISEEGHLKSIYTGTLLTHSHQLPGRWIKGHSAGGSRNSSSYGTNPKFWLKVSEGGDVLVSLLQHRKWRNTEKNSQTLLEDTNNTKHQHYQATALHMWKVEKKRFNLSRMLNKPPCASTHCHAYEREVVLQGQLEPGYYLLIPSTYKPGVESRFLIRVFSSASISLSALKSSAPSLPLTTDVELETCNFRGSWVEGMTAGGSRNFLSHWQNPCFPFTVSDDPAVTSGVNVKITLHQSRPDTDLHPIGFHIYKLLEGRQTISRDEDPVASCVPHCYTQDVSLACTLPAGAYAILPSTYEPDCSADFTLSLARRIHRKVVKSQERLGRAVQEGYDCSLKMAALNNPSVLLRLSLGGRSLTSL; the protein is encoded by the exons ATGAAA GAGATCTGCCAGTCGCCAGTTCTCTGCCATGACAACATCAACTTGGGTCACGCTAAACAAGGCTTGTTAGGAGactgttggtttctctgtgCCTGCACTGTGCTGCTCAAGAACAAACATCTACTCAACAAG GTGCTCCCCCCAGACCAGCCCCTGTGGGGGGACAGCAGGTACAGAGGCTTCTTCCAGTTTCGTTTCTGGCGGCAGGGATACTGGACAGAGGTGACCATTGATGACCGCCTGCCCTGTATAAATTCCAGTCTCTGCTTCTCAAGCTGCCACTCCCCCACTGCCTTCTGGGTAGCCTTGTTGGAGAAGGCCTATGCCAA GCTTCACGGCTCATACGAGGGGCTGTGGGCAGGGCAGGTGTCGGAGGCCCTGGTCGATTTAACTGGCGGCCTAGCAGAACACTGGAGCCTTGGAGACTTTGGatcagaggaagagcagagatCAGAGTGGGACAGCGAACAGGTCAGGAGGCGAAGGCTTGACCTGAACCTTCTGTACCCTGTGAAGGATGACTGTGTGCTGAGCTGCTCCATGAACAGCAGCCCTGGAG GTGCCAGTGAGCTGGGTCAGTACCATGCTCTGACTGTCATGGAGTGGGTGGATGTGAAGACGGTGTCAGGGAGCGATGTACGTTTACTCAGGATCAGAAACCCCTGGGGAAGGTGCTGCTGGGGAGGGGGCTGGATAGAGAG CGGTGCAGGGTGGAGCTCCGTCGATCCCAATTGTGCTTCAGATCTACAAGCCAGGGTGGCTGAGGGCGAATTCTGGTTGGATGAGGCTGAATTCATGTCccagtttgatgatgtcacagtgggGTACCCCATCAGTGAGGAGGGTCACCTAAAGAGTATCTATACTG GAACTCTGCTGACACACAGCCATCAGCTGCCTGGTCGGTGGATTAAGGGACACTCTGCTGGCGGTAGCCGGAACAGCAGCAGCTACGGTACCAACCCAAAGTTCTGGCTAAAAGTGAGTGAGGGTGGAGATGTTCTGGTTTCCCTGCTGCAGCATAGGAAatggagaaacacagagaaaaattcTCAAACGCTCCTCGAGGATACCAACAACACAAAGCACCAGCACTACCAGGCTACGGCTCTACACATGTGGAAG GTGGAGAAGAAACGTTTTAATCTGAGCCGCATGTTGAACAAACCTCCTTGTGCTTCGACTCACTGCCACGCCTACGAGAGAGAGGTGGTCCTCCAAGGGCAGCTGGAGCCTGGATACTACCTGCTGATCCCCAGCACCTACAAGCCAGGGGTCGAGAGCCGCTTTCTCATCAGGGTCTTTTCCTCCGCTTCCATATCCCTTAG TGCCCTGAAAAGCTCAGCACCTTCACTGCCACTAACAACTGACGTTGAGTTGGAGACCTGTAACTTCCGGGGATCATGGGTCGAGGGGATGACGGCAGGAGGAAGTAGGAACTTCCTGTCTCACTGGCAGAACCCTTGCTTCCCCTTTACAGTATCTGATGACCCAGCAGTGACATCAGGGGTTAATGTCAAAATTACCCTGCACCAGAGCCGCCCCGACACTGATCTGCACCCTATTGGCTTCCACATTTACAAG CTCCTGGAAGGAAGACAGACGATCTCCCGGGACGAGGACCCCGTCGCCAGTTGCGTCCCCCACTGTTACACGCAGGATGTCAGTCTGGCCTGCACTCTTCCTGCTGGAGCTTACGCCATATTACCATCCACTTACGAGCCTGACTGCTCAGCAGACTTCACCCTCAGCCTGGCTCGCAGAATACACAG GAAGGTGGTGAAAAGTCAAGAGAGGCTGGGGAGAGCCGTTCAAGAG GGCTATGACTGTAGTCTGAAGATGGCAGCTCTGAATAATCCCTCTGTCTTGCTTCGTCTCTCTCTGGGCGGCAGGTCTCTCACATCTCTGTGA